The following are encoded together in the Kineosporiaceae bacterium genome:
- the flgL gene encoding flagellar hook-associated protein FlgL has translation MTSRITQATTTTVALRGLQANLGRTQALQEQLSSGKRIFRPSDDPASTSALMQLRSSQMADEQFQRNNQQAKGRLTVTDSAVQSLSDRVRAVRELMVASNSGALSTDGRAALAVQVDAIRSEVVGLYNTTYLDRPVFGGTVPGREAVDPTTGAYVGNNAPIEARISTDAVLRIDVKGTDVAADTLPAALSAVSANIVTTGATPTDFTAIDSALSALQRAIGDVGARTERLDTTSALVESHRLDLVSRISENEDVDLPETIMNLQAQQVGYQAALGAAAKVMQHSLIDFLR, from the coding sequence ATGACCAGCCGAATCACCCAGGCGACCACCACCACGGTGGCGCTGCGCGGACTTCAGGCCAACCTGGGGCGGACCCAGGCGTTGCAGGAGCAGTTGTCCAGCGGCAAGCGGATCTTTCGACCCAGCGACGACCCGGCCTCGACCTCGGCGCTGATGCAGTTGCGCTCGTCCCAGATGGCCGACGAGCAATTCCAACGCAACAACCAACAGGCCAAGGGCCGGCTGACGGTGACCGACTCCGCGGTGCAGAGTCTGAGCGACCGGGTGCGCGCCGTCCGCGAGCTCATGGTCGCCTCGAACAGCGGTGCGCTGAGCACCGACGGTCGGGCGGCCCTGGCGGTGCAGGTGGATGCCATCCGCTCCGAAGTGGTCGGCCTCTACAACACCACCTACCTCGACCGCCCGGTGTTCGGCGGCACCGTTCCCGGCCGGGAGGCCGTCGATCCCACGACCGGTGCCTATGTCGGCAACAACGCGCCGATCGAGGCGCGCATCTCCACCGACGCCGTGCTGCGCATCGACGTCAAGGGCACCGACGTGGCAGCCGACACCCTTCCTGCGGCCCTGAGTGCCGTGTCGGCGAACATCGTCACCACGGGGGCCACCCCCACCGACTTCACGGCGATCGACTCCGCCCTGTCGGCCCTGCAACGGGCCATCGGGGACGTCGGCGCCCGCACTGAGCGGCTGGACACGACCAGCGCCCTCGTCGAGTCCCACCGACTCGACCTGGTCTCGCGGATCAGCGAGAACGAGGACGTCGACCTACCGGAGACGATCATGAATCTGCAGGCGCAACAGGTCGGCTATCAAGCGGCGCTCGGAGCGGCCGCCAAGGTCATGCAGCACTCACTGATCGACTTCTTGCGGTGA
- a CDS encoding flagellar assembly protein FliW: MTADVVEATVSASSSGAELPALTFVRPLPGFPELSSFALVRLDHADSGDEAESDDSEAAEGESAEDEDLDPVVFELRSLEAPDVRFLVAAPNAFFPDYSFELDQDAQRELGLSAAEDALVLVVLTVGADAASTTANLLAPVVVNARNRSAAQVILSGTDWPVRAAVV; encoded by the coding sequence ATGACCGCTGACGTGGTCGAGGCGACGGTGTCCGCATCGTCGAGCGGTGCGGAGCTGCCCGCGCTGACGTTCGTCCGCCCGCTGCCGGGATTCCCTGAATTGAGCAGCTTCGCCCTGGTTCGCCTCGACCACGCCGATTCCGGCGACGAGGCCGAGTCGGACGACTCCGAGGCGGCCGAGGGGGAGTCGGCCGAGGACGAGGATCTCGACCCGGTGGTGTTCGAACTGCGCAGCCTCGAGGCCCCTGACGTGCGGTTTCTGGTTGCAGCGCCCAACGCGTTCTTCCCGGACTACTCCTTCGAACTCGATCAGGACGCCCAGCGCGAGCTCGGGCTGAGTGCCGCCGAGGACGCTCTCGTGCTGGTGGTTCTCACGGTTGGTGCTGACGCAGCGTCAACGACCGCTAACCTTCTGGCACCGGTCGTCGTGAACGCCCGAAATCGATCCGCCGCTCAGGTGATCCTTTCCGGGACGGATTGGCCGGTTCGCGCCGCAGTCGTCTAG
- a CDS encoding (Fe-S)-binding protein: protein MQLSGLQITVITVIAVLSVVGIALFARTVGNLARVIRLGQPDPTRSGRTGERIYSLVAESLGHARLGRWPLVGIMHWLVFVGFGALFFTLITAYGQLGNPRFALPLVGHWVVYEWITEIIGWLTLVAIGTLILIRQKNHPRRSAGEAGRRSRFFGSSFWQAYYVEATIAAVALCVLTLRGLEYALGTVEPEAGHPASLAHFPLTAWIGDLFSGASATALEHGILAVAALKIVVSMAWFITISLQPTMGVAWHRFLAFVNIWFKRNPGATEGRDSSALAPSLGALQPIRIKGEVLDFEKLDELEDEEPALGVGQVENFTWKGLLDFTTCTECGRCQSQCPAWNTDKPLSPKLVMLNLRDHAHAKAPWLLTAEGERDQLDDAVKAEAERTLVAPVDVDNPVAGGVIDPDVLWSCTTCGACVEQCPVDIEHVDHIVDMRRYQVLIESAFPAELGGLFKNLEKNANPWGMNARLRLDWAKNLPFEVKQVGVDVEDLTEVDYLFWVGCAGAYEDRAKKTTRAVAELLHTAGVSYAVLGEGESCTGDSARRAGNEFLFTTLAMTNVEVLNDAKAKSIVVTCAHCFNTLKNEYPQLDGNYEVVHHTQLLNRLVREGRLTPVAPISKGTTVVANAAGEIPAGNGAGSTVTYHDPCYIGRHNGVYTPPRELIAALPGVSLTEMPRHGTRSFCCGAGGARMWMEEKLGSRINTNRTTEALATGADKVAVACPFCRVMLSDGLTAAQAGDGGAATDVEVVDVAQMLLAAVRRGRPDAESVAAG from the coding sequence ATGCAACTGTCCGGGCTGCAGATCACCGTCATCACCGTCATCGCCGTACTGTCGGTGGTCGGGATCGCCCTCTTCGCCCGCACCGTCGGAAACCTGGCGCGAGTGATCCGATTGGGCCAGCCCGACCCGACCCGATCGGGGCGCACCGGCGAGCGCATCTACTCGCTCGTCGCCGAGTCGCTGGGGCACGCCCGGCTGGGCCGCTGGCCCTTGGTCGGCATCATGCACTGGCTGGTCTTCGTCGGCTTCGGCGCCCTGTTCTTCACGCTGATCACCGCGTACGGACAGCTCGGCAATCCGCGATTCGCCCTGCCACTGGTGGGGCATTGGGTGGTCTACGAGTGGATCACCGAGATCATCGGCTGGCTCACGCTGGTGGCGATCGGCACCCTGATCCTCATCCGGCAGAAGAACCACCCGCGACGCAGTGCCGGTGAGGCGGGACGCCGGTCGCGGTTCTTCGGATCCTCGTTCTGGCAGGCCTATTACGTCGAGGCAACCATCGCCGCCGTGGCGCTGTGCGTGCTGACCCTGCGCGGCCTCGAATACGCCCTGGGCACGGTCGAGCCCGAGGCCGGCCACCCGGCGTCCCTGGCACACTTCCCGCTGACCGCCTGGATCGGCGATCTGTTCTCGGGAGCCTCGGCCACGGCGCTCGAGCACGGCATCCTGGCGGTTGCCGCGCTCAAGATCGTGGTGTCGATGGCCTGGTTCATCACCATCTCGTTGCAGCCCACGATGGGTGTGGCCTGGCACCGCTTCCTGGCGTTCGTGAACATCTGGTTCAAGCGCAACCCGGGCGCCACCGAGGGCCGCGACTCCTCCGCGTTGGCGCCGTCCCTGGGCGCCCTGCAGCCGATCCGGATCAAGGGCGAGGTGCTCGACTTCGAGAAGCTCGACGAGCTCGAGGACGAGGAGCCCGCTCTCGGTGTCGGCCAGGTCGAGAACTTCACCTGGAAGGGCCTGCTCGACTTCACCACCTGCACCGAGTGCGGCCGATGCCAGTCGCAGTGCCCGGCCTGGAACACCGACAAGCCGCTGTCGCCGAAGCTGGTCATGTTGAACCTGCGCGACCACGCCCACGCCAAGGCCCCGTGGTTGCTCACCGCCGAGGGCGAGCGCGACCAGCTGGACGACGCCGTCAAGGCCGAGGCGGAGCGGACCCTGGTGGCCCCGGTGGACGTCGACAACCCCGTGGCCGGCGGCGTGATCGACCCGGACGTGCTGTGGTCGTGCACCACCTGCGGCGCCTGCGTCGAGCAGTGCCCGGTCGACATCGAGCACGTCGACCACATCGTCGACATGCGCCGCTACCAGGTGCTCATCGAGTCGGCCTTCCCCGCCGAGCTGGGCGGGCTGTTCAAGAACCTGGAGAAGAACGCCAACCCGTGGGGCATGAACGCCCGGCTGCGGCTGGACTGGGCCAAGAACCTGCCCTTCGAGGTCAAGCAGGTCGGCGTCGACGTCGAGGACCTCACCGAGGTCGACTACCTGTTCTGGGTGGGCTGCGCCGGTGCCTACGAGGACCGCGCCAAGAAGACGACCCGCGCCGTCGCCGAACTGCTGCACACCGCCGGGGTGAGCTACGCCGTCCTGGGCGAGGGTGAGTCGTGCACCGGCGACTCGGCCCGCCGGGCCGGCAACGAGTTCCTGTTCACCACGCTGGCGATGACCAACGTCGAGGTACTCAACGACGCCAAGGCGAAGTCCATCGTCGTCACGTGTGCCCACTGCTTCAACACGCTGAAGAACGAGTACCCCCAGCTCGACGGCAACTACGAGGTGGTGCACCACACCCAGCTGCTGAACCGGCTGGTGCGCGAGGGGCGGCTGACCCCGGTGGCCCCGATCTCCAAGGGCACCACGGTGGTCGCCAACGCGGCCGGCGAGATCCCTGCGGGCAACGGCGCCGGGTCGACCGTGACCTACCACGACCCGTGCTACATCGGTCGGCACAACGGGGTCTACACCCCGCCGCGCGAGCTGATCGCCGCACTGCCCGGCGTGAGCCTGACCGAGATGCCGCGGCACGGTACGCGCTCGTTCTGCTGCGGCGCGGGTGGGGCGCGGATGTGGATGGAGGAGAAGCTCGGCAGCCGGATCAACACCAACCGCACCACCGAGGCGCTGGCCACCGGAGCCGACAAGGTGGCCGTGGCCTGCCCGTTCTGCCGCGTGATGCTGTCCGACGGGCTCACTGCCGCCCAGGCCGGGGACGGCGGGGCGGCCACGGATGTCGAGGTGGTCGACGTCGCGCAGATGCTGCTCGCCGCGGTGCGTCGGGGCCGGCCGGACGCCGAGAGCGTCGCCGCCGGCTGA
- the csrA gene encoding carbon storage regulator CsrA: MLVLTRRAGESIVIGDDVRVVVLDVRGDTVRLGIEAPRSVQVHRAEVYAEVQAANAAASAAAAADLGTVADRLQRIARPRPPGSRGTRPGPATSSVPKPAPPSTPAAPPAPTPRDPDAED, translated from the coding sequence GTGCTGGTGCTGACCAGGCGAGCCGGGGAGAGCATCGTCATCGGCGACGACGTACGAGTCGTCGTCCTGGATGTGCGCGGTGACACCGTGCGGCTGGGGATCGAGGCTCCCCGCAGCGTCCAGGTGCATCGAGCCGAGGTGTACGCGGAGGTGCAGGCGGCCAATGCGGCGGCCAGCGCGGCCGCCGCCGCGGATCTGGGCACTGTGGCCGACCGATTGCAGCGCATCGCCCGACCGCGCCCACCGGGCAGTCGCGGTACGCGCCCCGGGCCGGCCACGTCGTCGGTGCCCAAACCGGCGCCGCCCTCGACTCCCGCAGCCCCGCCCGCGCCGACGCCACGCGATCCGGACGCCGAGGACTGA